Proteins co-encoded in one Arachis hypogaea cultivar Tifrunner chromosome 11, arahy.Tifrunner.gnm2.J5K5, whole genome shotgun sequence genomic window:
- the LOC112723714 gene encoding probable carboxylesterase 18: MSLPWKIKLMISAYSRIRKACFRPNFTINRRLLRLFDPKTPPTPPSSVDVTVDPSRDLWFRQYTPSHSIAAATATGDTLPVVVYFHGGGFATNSANTVFMDSFARRVSNHIRSIVISVNYRLAPEHRCPAQYDDGFDVVKFLDSVDPTRLPPGADLGRCFIMGDSAGGNLGHHVVARAGACKFERVRLRGLIAVQPFFGGEERTESEIRIGNGAPGLSVDRADWFWKAFLPKGSNRNHPAANVFGPNSARFSGSKFPNTLVVIGGSDPLQDWQRKYCKGLESAGVGVRLVEYPNAFHGSYVFEDLPESSLMLDEIRDFMSQQLKVT; encoded by the coding sequence ATGTCGCTTCCATGGAAGATCAAGCTTATGATCTCAGCCTACTCGCGCATCCGCAAAGCCTGCTTCCGCCCTAACTTCACCATCAACCGCCGCCTCCTCCGCCTCTTCGACCCCAAAACACCGCCCACCCCACCCTCCTCAGTCGATGTCACCGTCGACCCCTCCCGCGACCTCTGGTTCCGACAATACACTCCCTCCCACTCTATCGCCGCCGCCACTGCCACTGGTGACACTCTCCCCGTCGTAGTATATTTCCACGGCGGCGGATTTGCAACTAACTCTGCCAACACCGTCTTCATGGACTCGTTTGCCAGGCGCGTGTCCAATCACATCCGCTCCATTGTGATCTCAGTTAATTACCGTCTTGCCCCTGAGCACCGCTGCCCCGCCCAATACGACGACGGGTTTGACGTCGTCAAGTTTCTTGACTCCGTGGACCCCACGCGCCTCCCTCCTGGCGCAGATCTTGGCCGGTGTTTTATCATGGGCGATAGCGCTGGTGGGAATTTGGGACACCACGTAGTGGCACGTGCTGGCGCGTGTAAATTTGAGCGCGTGAGATTGCGTGGGCTGATTGCAGTTCAGCCGTTTTTTGGCGGGGAGGAAAGGACTGAGTCAGAGATCCGAATTGGAAACGGGGCTCCGGGTTTGTCGGTGGACCGGGCTGATTGGTTCTGGAAAGCATTCTTGCCGAAAGGGTCGAACCGGAACCATCCTGCCGCGAACGTGTTCGGACCAAATTCGGCAAGATTTTCGGGCTCGAAATTCCCGAACACGCTCGTGGTGATTGGTGGATCCGACCCGTTGCAAGATTGGCAAAGAAAATATTGCAAGGGTTTAGAGAGTGCAGGAGTAGGAGTGAGGTTGGTGGAGTATCCAAATGCATTTCATGGGTCTTATGTGTTTGAGGATTTGCCTGAATCATCTTTGATGTTAGATGAAATTAGGGACTTCATGTCACAACAATTGAAGGTGACATGA